The proteins below are encoded in one region of Shewanella algae:
- a CDS encoding OmcA/MtrC family decaheme c-type cytochrome codes for MMKRFNFNAATKAMLGAGLLSLMLAGCGSDGKDGETGKPGPVGTPISKVNTLKSKINSASVDTNGFLTINFSLSDANGAAVFGLKNTDIGAVSFGRVGSEDEIEGLTNVEGQAREIWLSYFNKDKGDGFYTGSSYFQGKNCEDCLTDNQDGTYTLKLNKAIDTLGKYDYKADMVNGIYLGIKTANAANVNLVNNSFFYWQPSSDTTQAKPKPVIADETCQSCHRPGHAGELAMHGGKHVTLESCTFCHTDYNSYMKDDKDENGQVIGSHKFDGSIKAMAHEVHSHAFYNGIFPQSASNCQTCHQPDENLAMADAWKADLDAATCLSCHNSQYAVPSWHWDAENNQIKEDKLNCVSCHSDPDGHGRGAERAHYSNNDSAQSAKTSVTFNSMTYDEASKTIKANMTVKHGDTNVTLAQIDSSPYSHGGFTSAIVFNGVVKDDFLVNYQKVGYDHFSEGADGSIDVTFSDGDFKVAEVMGTPEVKVALSSQLHVCFDGKGAVADCKPVEDGVIPNSGPYVPSDTAYFNVDGSKVDKTPRVQHAEMTACQQCHTTAIKHRFSNDIDGCASCHNGTRDKKGDGSSNLAYIVHSKHYLYDSSGNGFFKKTDCQTCHGKDGFSLKKIAADAAPVAFGKTEDGTEQTLVSPQTAACASCHQPPYGLSETTINHIVTNGGVIGTGHGVAASDYDAQKGQEACSTCHTDSQLLEAHSNWGFSH; via the coding sequence ATGATGAAACGGTTTAATTTCAATGCCGCGACTAAAGCGATGTTGGGTGCCGGTTTGCTGTCTCTGATGCTGGCCGGTTGTGGCAGCGACGGTAAGGATGGTGAGACTGGTAAGCCAGGTCCTGTCGGCACACCCATAAGCAAAGTCAACACGCTGAAATCCAAGATTAATTCAGCATCTGTAGACACCAACGGCTTCCTGACAATCAACTTCAGCTTGTCCGATGCCAACGGCGCCGCCGTCTTTGGTTTGAAAAACACTGACATAGGTGCAGTCTCCTTCGGCCGTGTCGGCAGCGAAGATGAGATTGAAGGCCTGACCAATGTAGAAGGCCAAGCGAGAGAGATCTGGCTGAGCTACTTCAACAAAGACAAAGGTGACGGCTTCTACACAGGTTCTTCCTACTTCCAGGGTAAAAACTGCGAAGACTGTCTGACCGACAATCAGGACGGCACCTATACACTGAAACTGAACAAAGCCATAGATACTCTGGGTAAATACGACTACAAGGCCGACATGGTCAATGGTATTTACCTGGGCATCAAAACAGCCAATGCGGCCAACGTTAACCTGGTTAACAACAGCTTCTTCTACTGGCAGCCCTCTTCCGATACCACTCAGGCCAAACCCAAGCCGGTTATCGCCGATGAAACCTGCCAAAGCTGTCACAGACCCGGTCATGCCGGTGAACTGGCCATGCACGGCGGCAAACACGTCACTCTGGAAAGCTGTACTTTCTGTCACACCGACTACAACAGCTACATGAAGGATGACAAGGACGAAAATGGCCAAGTGATCGGTAGCCATAAATTTGATGGTTCCATCAAGGCCATGGCGCACGAAGTGCACAGCCATGCCTTCTACAACGGCATTTTCCCGCAATCAGCCAGCAACTGTCAGACCTGTCACCAACCAGATGAAAACCTGGCGATGGCCGATGCCTGGAAAGCCGATCTGGATGCTGCAACCTGTCTGAGCTGCCACAACAGCCAGTATGCCGTACCTTCCTGGCACTGGGATGCAGAAAACAACCAGATTAAAGAAGACAAACTGAACTGTGTCTCCTGTCACAGCGATCCTGATGGCCATGGCCGAGGTGCCGAACGCGCCCACTACAGCAACAACGACAGTGCCCAGTCTGCCAAGACCAGCGTTACTTTCAACAGCATGACTTATGATGAGGCCAGCAAGACCATTAAGGCCAACATGACTGTCAAGCACGGCGACACCAATGTGACACTGGCGCAAATTGACTCCAGCCCGTACTCACACGGCGGTTTCACCAGCGCCATCGTCTTCAACGGTGTGGTCAAAGACGACTTCCTGGTTAACTACCAGAAAGTCGGTTACGACCACTTCAGTGAGGGCGCCGACGGCAGCATAGATGTCACCTTCAGCGACGGCGACTTCAAAGTAGCCGAAGTCATGGGTACGCCAGAGGTTAAAGTGGCCTTGAGCAGCCAGCTGCATGTCTGCTTCGATGGCAAAGGCGCTGTAGCCGACTGTAAGCCAGTCGAAGACGGTGTTATCCCTAACTCCGGCCCTTACGTGCCATCTGACACAGCCTACTTCAATGTGGATGGCAGCAAAGTCGACAAGACGCCAAGGGTTCAACATGCCGAAATGACAGCTTGTCAGCAGTGTCACACCACTGCCATCAAGCACCGTTTCTCCAACGACATCGACGGTTGTGCCTCCTGCCACAACGGTACCCGCGACAAGAAGGGTGACGGCTCATCCAACCTGGCGTACATAGTGCACTCCAAGCACTACCTGTATGACAGCTCAGGCAACGGCTTCTTCAAGAAGACAGACTGTCAGACCTGTCACGGTAAAGACGGCTTCTCACTGAAGAAAATTGCCGCCGATGCCGCTCCGGTTGCCTTCGGCAAGACTGAAGATGGCACAGAACAGACTCTGGTATCACCACAGACTGCCGCCTGCGCCAGCTGTCACCAGCCGCCATACGGCCTGAGTGAAACCACTATCAACCACATAGTGACCAATGGTGGTGTGATAGGTACAGGCCACGGTGTAGCTGCAAGTGATTATGACGCCCAGAAAGGCCAAGAAGCCTGTTCTACCTGTCATACTGATTCCCAGCTGTTGGAAGCTCACTCCAACTGGGGCTTCAGCCACTAA
- a CDS encoding OmcA/MtrC family decaheme c-type cytochrome, translated as MMKSSRLVKGHTRLALATLMSLTLMACGSDGKDGEDGKDGVIGVNIDATPTLKVKFTDAKVEAGKVTVDFMLTNANGVAVLGLNKDYDLRFGIAQLTHVTETIGEGEEAREADWGFQWQAYINSLKQPTTVPDGVDNLSPSPQYQAGVEAASACETCLVDNGDGSYSYSYQVNIAEVTEPLAIAYDADATQRATLELKLPQVTANAHYDWQPSSGNTEGIQTRNVVTIDACYTCHQPDSLELHGGRRIALENCASCHTATSGDPESGNSVEFTYLIHAIHRGAERHTYDADGNEVPAPYKIVGYGGSVHDYGVVGFPRKPASDCSVCHQEGSGAPANADLFKAEKSNTACVACHTEKPSSHHSSTDCMACHNTDNTYHGTGSAAKRHGDVMQAYTLAAELSVKVLEVSSNAGKMTFKVQVLDKDGNAVDQSFIDQGSRMIVGWDVDKDYPAYNEASYSQRRIRLSEGSFDTTSKSYTLTPAFDMPASPDGKSFEIWSALEACFNNGGYGVADIQLTDCATDGVRSVAIQQEPYRFVWGNNGVDSGMDAVARRAIIDPTKCQSCHGKEIHHYDNGVNCQTCHTPDKTLRNDADYPGGKIPSSFAWKAHEREGHFLKYAGLQSGTVLKTDCATCHAESSGSVTGITLGRSPDRVWRYGDISNSGADIWVSSDAGSCLSCHQQYLSDAAKSHIQANGGILDGMDETDVRNRAKEACATCHTPAQLMTAHGN; from the coding sequence ATGATGAAAAGCTCAAGACTGGTTAAAGGGCATACCCGCCTGGCATTGGCCACTCTGATGTCGCTGACGCTCATGGCATGTGGCAGTGACGGCAAGGATGGCGAAGACGGCAAGGACGGCGTGATCGGAGTGAATATCGATGCCACTCCCACACTCAAGGTCAAGTTTACCGACGCCAAAGTAGAAGCAGGCAAGGTCACGGTCGACTTTATGTTGACCAATGCCAATGGTGTGGCTGTGCTGGGTCTGAACAAAGATTATGACCTCAGATTTGGTATCGCTCAGCTGACCCATGTGACCGAAACCATAGGTGAAGGTGAGGAAGCCAGAGAAGCCGATTGGGGATTCCAATGGCAAGCCTATATCAATAGCCTCAAACAACCGACAACGGTTCCCGACGGGGTGGATAACCTCAGTCCATCGCCTCAATATCAGGCCGGAGTCGAAGCCGCCAGCGCCTGCGAAACCTGTCTGGTGGACAATGGCGATGGCAGCTATAGCTATAGTTATCAGGTCAATATTGCCGAAGTCACAGAGCCGCTGGCCATAGCTTATGATGCCGATGCCACTCAAAGGGCCACACTGGAGTTGAAACTCCCCCAAGTTACCGCCAATGCCCATTATGATTGGCAACCCTCCAGCGGCAATACAGAAGGTATCCAGACCCGCAATGTGGTCACCATTGATGCCTGTTACACCTGTCACCAACCTGACAGCCTGGAGCTGCACGGCGGACGTCGAATAGCGCTGGAAAACTGCGCTTCCTGCCATACTGCGACCTCAGGAGATCCTGAGTCCGGTAACAGTGTGGAGTTCACCTATCTGATCCACGCCATTCACCGCGGCGCAGAACGGCATACCTATGATGCCGACGGCAATGAAGTGCCGGCACCGTACAAGATTGTCGGTTATGGCGGCAGCGTCCACGACTATGGTGTGGTCGGCTTCCCTCGTAAGCCAGCTTCAGACTGTAGCGTCTGTCACCAGGAAGGCAGTGGCGCTCCCGCCAATGCCGATCTGTTCAAGGCAGAGAAGAGCAATACCGCCTGTGTCGCCTGTCACACGGAAAAGCCTTCATCCCACCACTCCAGCACCGACTGTATGGCTTGCCACAACACGGACAATACCTATCACGGTACCGGCAGCGCAGCCAAGCGCCACGGTGATGTAATGCAAGCCTACACTCTGGCAGCCGAACTGAGCGTCAAGGTGTTGGAGGTCAGCAGCAACGCTGGCAAGATGACCTTTAAAGTGCAGGTGCTGGATAAAGACGGTAACGCCGTGGATCAAAGCTTTATCGATCAGGGCAGCCGTATGATAGTCGGCTGGGATGTAGACAAGGACTACCCTGCCTATAACGAAGCCTCCTACAGCCAGCGCCGTATTCGTCTCAGTGAAGGCAGTTTTGACACCACCAGCAAGAGCTATACGCTGACTCCGGCGTTTGATATGCCGGCAAGTCCGGATGGCAAGAGCTTTGAAATCTGGTCGGCACTGGAAGCCTGTTTCAATAACGGCGGTTATGGTGTTGCCGATATTCAATTGACAGACTGCGCAACCGATGGTGTTCGCTCTGTGGCTATCCAGCAGGAGCCCTACCGCTTTGTCTGGGGTAACAATGGTGTCGACAGCGGTATGGATGCCGTGGCCCGCCGAGCCATCATAGATCCGACCAAGTGCCAAAGTTGTCATGGCAAGGAGATCCATCACTATGACAATGGCGTCAACTGCCAGACCTGCCATACACCGGATAAGACACTGCGAAATGACGCCGATTATCCCGGTGGCAAGATCCCCTCAAGCTTTGCCTGGAAGGCACACGAGCGTGAAGGCCACTTCCTCAAGTATGCAGGGCTCCAGTCCGGCACTGTGCTGAAAACCGATTGTGCCACCTGTCATGCCGAGTCTTCCGGCAGCGTCACAGGTATCACTCTGGGTCGTTCACCGGATCGTGTCTGGCGCTATGGTGACATCAGCAATAGCGGCGCGGATATCTGGGTATCCTCAGATGCAGGCTCCTGCTTGAGCTGCCACCAACAGTACCTCAGCGATGCGGCCAAATCGCATATTCAAGCCAACGGCGGTATTCTGGATGGCATGGATGAGACCGATGTCCGTAATCGTGCCAAAGAGGCCTGTGCCACCTGTCATACCCCGGCTCAGCTGATGACTGCACACGGCAATTAA
- a CDS encoding OmcA/MtrC family decaheme c-type cytochrome codes for MLKEYTPKTPLFYLGAPLLTAMLALSGCGGDDGNPGTPGEPGGEPAMNISKLNIEVKETALEEGITRVDYRVTNQDDEPVVGIPSGRFIAAQLLPEGSSGAGNSSEWQYFTAETCSSSCPGTYVDHKNGNYSYSFSAPFDGMNEIAEIAGATHRVVIKLGGDTLADGTALPVTNDHYDWQPPGGAPAYSRNIVSIDTCNSCHNDLAFHGGNYNQVETCVTCHNATRVSNPENIFPQMIHAKHLAGFPKPLSDCQTCHKEDETLSEQHNWFRVPTMESCGSCHNNIDFVKGEGHPAQADNSNCVACHNPDWTREVHANQENMAALEQFKAEVTNASVSGTSLSFSLKLSNPQTGAAYNDSADKQVFVNDLRVYANWGTSFDYATRSARSIRVHEVVPLSGSDGIYQYQLDGLTIPAGSEADAGTLAIQGRVCASQDMLVDCSDSTASVLVIKSSHQSFNAGSLTTAGRRQVVSNETCGSCHGDQQLNFHGSRNDLAGQCQLCHNPNMQADATAANPSASSADFKQLIHALHSANFEGFETLQFPGNIGNCAHCHSKDENGVLSMALPLSPAVQPLSLDDGSFTSPTAAVCSNCHQSDSARNHMTQQGAVFQGTEADAKAGTESCATCHGQGGMADVTKVHPIAQ; via the coding sequence ATGTTAAAGGAATACACCCCAAAAACTCCCCTGTTTTACCTAGGCGCGCCCCTGCTGACCGCCATGTTGGCTCTCTCAGGTTGCGGTGGTGATGATGGCAACCCGGGAACCCCTGGCGAACCGGGCGGCGAGCCGGCGATGAATATCAGTAAGCTCAATATTGAGGTCAAGGAAACGGCTCTCGAAGAAGGCATTACCCGGGTAGATTACCGGGTCACCAATCAGGATGACGAGCCGGTAGTCGGTATCCCCTCAGGGCGCTTCATTGCCGCGCAGTTGTTACCGGAAGGCAGCAGTGGGGCCGGGAACAGCAGTGAATGGCAGTATTTCACCGCCGAGACCTGCTCCAGCAGCTGCCCTGGCACCTATGTTGACCATAAAAATGGCAACTACTCCTACAGTTTCAGTGCCCCTTTCGACGGGATGAATGAAATAGCTGAAATCGCCGGTGCCACTCACAGAGTAGTGATCAAACTCGGTGGTGATACCTTGGCCGATGGCACCGCATTGCCGGTAACCAATGACCATTACGACTGGCAGCCCCCAGGTGGTGCTCCGGCCTACAGCCGCAACATTGTCTCCATCGACACCTGTAACAGCTGTCACAATGACCTGGCGTTTCACGGCGGTAACTATAACCAGGTGGAAACCTGTGTTACCTGCCACAATGCCACTCGGGTCAGCAATCCGGAAAACATCTTCCCGCAAATGATCCATGCCAAACATCTGGCCGGATTCCCCAAACCCTTGTCCGACTGTCAGACCTGTCATAAAGAGGATGAAACCCTCAGCGAACAGCACAACTGGTTCCGGGTGCCAACCATGGAGTCCTGTGGCAGTTGTCATAACAATATCGACTTCGTCAAAGGCGAAGGTCATCCGGCGCAAGCGGATAACAGCAATTGTGTCGCTTGCCACAATCCAGATTGGACCCGCGAAGTACATGCCAATCAGGAGAACATGGCGGCCCTAGAGCAATTCAAGGCCGAGGTCACCAACGCCAGTGTCAGCGGCACCAGTTTGAGCTTCTCGCTCAAGCTGAGTAACCCGCAGACAGGTGCAGCCTACAACGACAGCGCCGACAAGCAGGTGTTTGTCAACGATCTCAGGGTCTACGCCAACTGGGGCACCAGCTTTGATTACGCCACCCGCTCTGCCCGCTCAATTAGGGTGCATGAAGTGGTACCGCTGTCCGGCAGTGATGGTATCTATCAGTATCAGTTGGATGGACTGACTATTCCTGCCGGCAGTGAAGCCGATGCCGGTACCCTGGCGATTCAGGGCCGAGTCTGTGCCAGCCAAGACATGCTGGTCGACTGCAGTGACAGCACCGCCAGTGTGCTGGTTATCAAGTCGAGCCATCAGTCATTCAACGCAGGCAGCCTCACCACGGCCGGACGGCGCCAGGTGGTCAGCAACGAAACCTGCGGCAGTTGCCATGGCGATCAACAGTTGAACTTCCACGGCTCTCGCAACGATTTGGCCGGCCAGTGCCAACTGTGCCACAACCCCAATATGCAGGCCGACGCCACTGCTGCCAATCCATCAGCGAGCAGCGCCGACTTCAAGCAGTTGATCCATGCGCTGCACTCGGCCAATTTTGAAGGGTTCGAGACGCTGCAATTCCCGGGGAACATAGGCAACTGTGCTCACTGCCACAGCAAAGATGAAAATGGCGTGCTGAGTATGGCACTGCCACTCAGTCCGGCGGTGCAACCCTTGAGTCTGGATGATGGCAGCTTCACCAGCCCCACGGCGGCAGTCTGCAGTAACTGCCACCAGAGCGATAGTGCCCGCAACCATATGACGCAACAGGGAGCCGTGTTCCAAGGCACCGAAGCGGATGCCAAGGCAGGAACAGAAAGCTGCGCCACCTGTCATGGTCAGGGCGGCATGGCCGATGTCACCAAGGTGCATCCTATCGCCCAGTAA
- a CDS encoding MtrB/PioB family decaheme-associated outer membrane protein: protein MVIEKQTQMKLSLLTLTIACALQPAWAGGYSLQQANRAELKQDKWSCGQCKLPQESRGTLEAGVAYNDGDNAVFANSSGTDADGATGHIGGDVVFYGEQGYRTHIEADKLGYDTGSASLSTGRPGQFDIRLGYRALANFGPDNGMSPYINQDNRLMLPDNWQAAALTSQMPGLYDSLTSQRLEMKRDRFTLDAHYLGSFYKAGLNYRHEQRDGTRQTNGNFLTNSMALATRVDDSTDELEAKLYFKGKGWLAGFNSTLSQYSNDYQALYWENAFFPTFGAAYNGQLADNPDNKALRVGADLQLSEAGHQILMHTAFTRMSQDQALLPATINGPSPQLPAIDGDMQVDVLELKLKYATRLSRGLSVRAGYDYRDRENKTQFKDWPQVSSDSWHQGSATPAAYDHTRQRADIAFNYRFTRALSLDAGYEYEHHSYSDLARESLFQSSVFAKLNLRASRDWQLWFKGELSERSGGSYQASELSQSPNNPWMRQYWLADRKQTLLRLQNDYRFSDALSFSLALNHKQQDYDETLIGLDEVSSWGYGLSGNYQFSAQFGLNAWLNQDWQDTDQTGSASFGPSGWYSRASDSSTVAGFGIYYNELLDKQLDLGFDWQYSKGESDTDVSQGLTLDYGDYYSRRHTFNAFAKYHFSDKMALRLDWLFEHYQDSDWLNQGLTPDSIPNVLSFGDLGQDYNAHYLGLTLSYSL from the coding sequence ATGGTTATCGAGAAACAGACACAGATGAAACTATCACTGCTGACGCTCACCATAGCCTGTGCACTGCAGCCGGCCTGGGCTGGTGGCTATTCGCTGCAACAGGCCAATCGCGCCGAGCTCAAGCAAGACAAGTGGAGTTGCGGCCAGTGCAAGTTGCCACAGGAAAGCCGCGGCACGCTCGAAGCCGGTGTGGCCTACAATGATGGCGACAATGCGGTGTTTGCCAACAGTAGTGGCACAGATGCCGATGGCGCCACGGGGCACATTGGCGGCGATGTCGTCTTTTATGGTGAACAGGGTTACCGTACTCACATTGAAGCCGACAAACTGGGCTATGACACCGGCAGCGCCAGCCTGAGTACCGGAAGACCCGGCCAATTTGATATCCGTCTGGGTTATCGCGCCTTGGCCAACTTCGGCCCGGACAATGGCATGAGCCCCTATATCAATCAGGACAACAGACTGATGTTGCCGGACAACTGGCAAGCGGCAGCCCTCACCTCACAAATGCCGGGGCTTTATGACAGCCTGACAAGCCAGCGACTGGAAATGAAGCGGGATCGCTTTACGCTGGATGCCCATTACCTGGGAAGCTTTTATAAGGCGGGGCTCAATTACCGTCACGAGCAACGCGATGGTACCCGCCAAACCAACGGCAACTTTCTTACCAACTCCATGGCATTGGCCACCCGGGTGGATGACAGTACTGACGAGCTGGAAGCCAAACTCTATTTCAAAGGAAAGGGCTGGCTGGCCGGCTTCAATTCGACCCTGAGCCAATACAGCAACGACTATCAGGCACTCTATTGGGAAAACGCCTTCTTTCCCACATTCGGCGCCGCCTATAATGGCCAACTCGCCGACAATCCGGACAACAAGGCGCTGAGGGTCGGTGCCGATCTGCAGTTATCCGAGGCCGGACATCAAATATTGATGCACACGGCATTCACCCGCATGTCTCAGGATCAGGCGCTGTTACCGGCCACCATCAATGGTCCTTCACCCCAGTTGCCCGCAATCGATGGCGACATGCAGGTTGACGTGCTGGAACTCAAACTCAAGTATGCCACCCGCCTCAGCAGAGGCTTGTCGGTTCGCGCCGGCTATGACTATCGCGACCGGGAAAACAAGACACAATTTAAAGACTGGCCACAGGTGAGCAGTGACAGCTGGCACCAGGGCAGCGCCACGCCCGCGGCCTATGACCACACCCGCCAAAGAGCCGATATCGCCTTCAACTACCGTTTTACCCGCGCCCTGTCTCTTGACGCAGGTTACGAGTATGAACACCACAGCTATAGCGATCTGGCGCGCGAATCCCTGTTCCAATCCAGCGTGTTTGCCAAGCTGAACCTGCGTGCCAGCCGCGACTGGCAGTTGTGGTTCAAAGGTGAACTCAGTGAGCGCAGTGGCGGCAGTTATCAGGCATCCGAGCTGAGCCAAAGCCCCAATAATCCCTGGATGCGTCAGTATTGGTTGGCAGATCGCAAGCAAACCCTGTTGCGACTGCAAAACGATTACCGCTTCAGCGATGCCCTGTCGTTCAGCCTGGCGCTGAATCACAAGCAGCAAGACTATGATGAGACGCTTATCGGCCTGGATGAAGTCAGCAGTTGGGGCTATGGCCTCAGTGGCAACTATCAATTCTCAGCCCAGTTTGGCCTCAATGCCTGGCTCAATCAGGACTGGCAGGATACAGATCAAACCGGCTCAGCTTCTTTCGGCCCCAGCGGTTGGTACAGCCGTGCCAGCGACAGCAGCACTGTCGCCGGGTTCGGCATCTACTATAACGAGTTGCTGGATAAACAACTGGATCTGGGCTTCGACTGGCAATACTCAAAAGGCGAAAGCGACACAGATGTCAGCCAGGGGCTCACTCTGGATTACGGCGACTATTATTCACGCCGTCATACCTTCAACGCCTTTGCCAAGTATCACTTCAGCGACAAGATGGCATTGAGGCTGGATTGGTTGTTTGAACACTATCAGGACAGTGACTGGCTCAATCAGGGATTAACCCCGGATAGCATCCCCAACGTACTCAGCTTTGGAGATCTTGGCCAGGACTATAACGCCCACTATCTGGGGCTGACACTGAGTTACTCCCTATAA
- a CDS encoding multiheme c-type cytochrome, whose amino-acid sequence MMNAQKTRIALLLAASAATLALGGCGGDDGNDGNPGNPGGEPAGEIKELHFSFEQAVVKGGIPTVEFTVTNEDDMPVVGLQKFRFAAAQLLPEGATGAGNASQWQYFGNEDCTVSSSCAGTFVDHKNGSYSYTFSKTLNELSKDTISFNPELAQRVLLRAYNTPLPDGTLIPNSNAFVDFSADSGASAAYSRKLVSTDSCNTCHGDLANVKHGGAYSDVNYCATCHTSGKVKPGNEFNAMIHTKHKDLGLDALNSCQSCHNDTNVELTPDWGNWSKVPTAASCGSCHSNIDFAAGQGHSQQTDNSNCIACHNSKWTEELHTGVTGDKRAVIAQRGLAAELTGSADNSATLTVTLLDKAGNALDANNELAKIKRLETITNVGPNFPVMGYNVSPGSGKAKVAKDLVKDGQLQDAVTLVDGKLQFTVQDLPFGAGDADTAFSFIGLEMCNQGSELIACADGVATTSMKAQLAFGTKSGDAPSHRHIDSVNFATCQGCHSDTFELHKGHHAGFVMTEQLGREVNGKLTVGVDGCVACHTPDGTYASGANKGALEMKLHKTHIEKAHGLIGGNCSACHNDLNLDAFKNKGALATSAGMYTTPVTATCTSCHTVGGDYMVHTKEQLEAYGAVVDGDYTAANQAAQLETCFYCHKPTAADHTQVKM is encoded by the coding sequence ATGATGAACGCACAAAAAACCAGAATCGCACTGCTGCTGGCAGCCAGTGCAGCTACTCTGGCCTTAGGTGGCTGTGGTGGCGATGATGGCAACGATGGTAATCCAGGTAACCCAGGCGGCGAGCCTGCAGGTGAAATCAAAGAGCTGCATTTCAGCTTTGAGCAAGCTGTTGTCAAAGGCGGTATCCCAACGGTTGAATTTACCGTGACCAACGAAGACGATATGCCGGTAGTTGGCCTGCAGAAGTTCCGCTTTGCCGCCGCTCAGTTGCTGCCGGAAGGCGCAACCGGTGCAGGTAATGCCTCTCAGTGGCAGTATTTCGGCAACGAAGACTGCACTGTAAGCAGCAGCTGCGCAGGTACTTTCGTTGACCACAAAAACGGTAGCTACAGCTACACCTTCAGCAAGACCTTGAATGAGCTGAGTAAAGACACTATCAGCTTCAACCCTGAGTTGGCCCAGCGGGTACTGCTGCGCGCTTACAATACGCCGCTGCCTGACGGCACTCTGATCCCCAACAGCAACGCTTTCGTCGACTTCAGTGCCGACTCAGGTGCCTCCGCGGCTTACAGCCGTAAGCTGGTGAGTACAGATAGCTGTAATACCTGTCACGGTGATTTGGCCAACGTCAAACACGGCGGCGCCTACTCAGATGTTAACTATTGCGCCACTTGCCACACCTCAGGCAAGGTAAAACCAGGCAATGAATTCAACGCCATGATCCATACCAAGCACAAGGATCTGGGCCTGGATGCGCTTAACAGCTGCCAATCCTGTCACAACGACACCAATGTCGAGTTGACGCCCGATTGGGGCAACTGGTCCAAAGTACCTACAGCTGCAAGTTGTGGTAGCTGCCACAGCAACATAGATTTTGCTGCCGGTCAGGGCCACAGCCAACAAACCGACAACTCCAACTGTATCGCCTGTCACAACAGCAAGTGGACAGAAGAGCTGCACACAGGTGTAACCGGTGACAAACGTGCCGTTATCGCTCAGCGCGGTCTGGCAGCAGAACTGACCGGCAGCGCCGACAACAGTGCGACTCTGACTGTGACCCTGTTGGACAAGGCCGGCAATGCGCTGGATGCCAACAACGAACTGGCCAAGATCAAGCGTCTGGAAACCATCACCAACGTGGGCCCTAACTTCCCTGTCATGGGCTACAACGTCAGCCCAGGAAGCGGTAAAGCCAAGGTTGCCAAAGATCTGGTTAAAGACGGCCAGCTGCAGGACGCCGTGACTCTGGTTGACGGCAAGCTGCAATTCACCGTTCAGGACCTGCCTTTCGGTGCCGGTGATGCCGATACCGCCTTCAGCTTTATCGGTCTGGAAATGTGCAACCAAGGCAGCGAGCTCATCGCCTGTGCCGATGGCGTTGCCACTACCAGCATGAAAGCTCAACTGGCCTTCGGTACCAAGTCAGGTGATGCACCTAGTCACCGTCATATCGACTCAGTGAACTTCGCTACCTGTCAGGGCTGTCACAGCGACACCTTCGAACTGCACAAAGGCCACCATGCCGGCTTTGTGATGACAGAGCAGCTGGGCCGCGAAGTAAACGGCAAGCTCACCGTCGGTGTTGATGGCTGTGTGGCCTGTCATACCCCAGATGGTACTTACGCCAGCGGTGCCAACAAAGGCGCATTGGAGATGAAACTGCACAAGACCCACATTGAAAAGGCTCACGGCCTGATCGGTGGCAACTGTTCAGCCTGTCACAACGACCTGAATCTTGATGCCTTCAAGAACAAGGGGGCTCTGGCAACCTCAGCAGGCATGTACACCACGCCTGTCACTGCTACCTGTACTTCTTGTCACACTGTCGGTGGCGACTACATGGTACACACCAAGGAGCAACTGGAAGCCTACGGCGCTGTGGTAGATGGTGATTACACCGCTGCCAACCAGGCTGCGCAGCTGGAAACCTGTTTCTACTGCCACAAGCCAACCGCCGCAGATCACACTCAGGTGAAGATGTAA